In the Scyliorhinus torazame isolate Kashiwa2021f chromosome 4, sScyTor2.1, whole genome shotgun sequence genome, one interval contains:
- the LOC140410843 gene encoding 4-galactosyl-N-acetylglucosaminide 3-alpha-L-fucosyltransferase 9-like → MTSIGNTGIFRILLISTICLGCFLAMLLLYVQPTTNWIYTPLESAKSILGVKKPLVKVIEKNETIVLIWLWPFGAKFELNSCGSEFNCRLTADRNLYNKSHAVLFHHRDMSGDLSNLPKQPRPTFQKWVWMNLESPTHSPKKTGLDHFFNLTLTYRHDSDIKAPYGSLIINRVPLDFKLPKKSNLVCWVVSHWNTNHARVKFYNEFRKYININTYGQAFGKRLDNHKLMPTISSSKFYLAFENSVHEDYITEKLYNALRAGTVPVVLGTSRKNYENYIPADSFIHVDDFHSAKELAGYLHKLDGNEDLYMTYFKWRKHYSVRNPFSWCEHACHVCENVKRYQEYRSCSNLEKWFWD, encoded by the coding sequence ATGACATCAATTGGTAATACAGGGATTTTTCGCATCCTGTTAATATCCACCATCTGTTTGGGCTGTTTTTTAGCCATGTTGTTGCTGTATGTCCaaccaacaaccaactggatttatACTCCATTGGAATCTGCCAAATCGATACTCGGTGTGAAAAAGCCCCTTGTGAAAGTTATTGAAAAGAATGAAACTATTGTACTCATTTGGCTTTGGCCTTTTGGTGCAAAATTTGAGCTCAATTCTTGTGGATCTGAGTTCAACTGCCGTTTAACTGCAGATAGAAACCTCTATAACAAATCTCATGCTGTCCTTTTCCATCACCGAGACATGAGTGGAGACTTGTCCAATCTGCCCAAACAGCCTCGGCCAACATTTCAGAAATGGGTTTGGATGAACCTGGAGTCACCTACCCACTCTCCAAAAAAGACTGGACTCGACCATTTCTTCAACCTGACCTTGACATATCGTCATGATTCAGATATCAAAGCGCCTTATGGGTCTCTGATAATAAACAGAGTGCCATTAGATTTTAAACTGCCTAAGAAAAGCAATCTGGTGTGTTGGGTTGTAAGCCATTGGAACACTAATCATGCCAGAGTGAAGTTCTACAATGAATTCCGCAAATACATTAATATCAACACTTACGGTCAAGCCTTCGGGAAACGTCTGGACAATCACAAATTGATGCCTACCATATCTAGTTCTAAATTCTACCTTGCCTTTGAGAATTCAGTACATGAAGATTACATAACTGAAAAGCTCTACAATGCTTTGCGTGCTGGCACCGTGCCTGTGGTCCTGGGGACATCTAGAAAAAACTATGAAAATTACATTCCAGCCGATTCTTTCATTCATGTGGATGATTTCCACTCAGCTAAAGAACTTGCGGGTTACCTGCACAAACTGGACGGGAATGAAGATTTGTACATGACCTACTTCAAATGGAGGAAACACTACTCAGTGAGGAATCCGTTTTCCTGGTGTGAACACGCATGCCACGTGTGTGAGAATGTAAAACGGTATCAAGAATATAGATCATGTTCCAATTTGGAGAAATGGTTTTGGGACTGA